A stretch of the Nitratireductor thuwali genome encodes the following:
- a CDS encoding ABC transporter permease — protein MSGTDASTLTENAAGARPARKTAANGAGLALALRFALREMRSGLSGFFIFLACITLGVAAIGGVNSVAQAIGAGVATQGQELLGADIRFELNQREADDAERVWLESLGTVATSAGMRSMARLPDASDQALVEVKAVDDAYPLYGELITEPPLPLDRLLEARDGVYGVAAPSLLFERFGIGIGDSLLLGGQEFELRAELVAEPDAVSDGFGFAPRFLTSLDGLRASGLIQPGSLVEHTYKIRIDGGASDGELRQLTEQAGERFPDAGWSIRTHLNAAPALSSNIERFSQFLTLVGLTALVVGGVGVANAVRAHLDAKRTVIATFKSLGASGGFVVTVYLLQILLIALAGIAIGLILAALMPFMASAALASVLPVPSQAGLYPDALGLAALFGLLTTLAFALLPLGHARDVPATALFREMSMSGKGWPRLSYVVAAGAIVAALCALAIFYSEERRIAAIFVGATIAAFLILRAVGWLVQSMARGAPRVRSTALRLAIGNIHRPGALTPSVVLSLGLGLTLLATLAMIDGNLRRQISGNLPEIAPNFFFVDIQSTEVDGFTSLVESRSSPEAKLIKVPMLRGRITALNDTNVREMEIPPEGGWVLRGDRGITYAVNQPENSTLTQGEWWPADYDGKPLVSFTSEEGRELGLELGDTITVNVLGRSVTARIASFRQVEWETLAMNFVMVFSPNTFAGAPHAWLATLTDEAATSQDESALLNAVTRSFPTITTVRVKDALDVINRLVAQLATAIRAAAAVALIASVLVLAGALAAGNRARIHDAVVLKTLGATRRTLITAFALEYMLIGLATAIFALAAGGLSAWFVVTRIMTLPWTFLPEVALSTIVIALVFTVGIGLIGTWRVLGHKAAPVLRNL, from the coding sequence ATGAGCGGGACGGATGCCTCCACGTTGACCGAAAATGCGGCCGGTGCCCGGCCTGCGCGTAAAACCGCCGCAAACGGCGCCGGCCTCGCGCTCGCGCTGCGCTTTGCCTTGCGCGAGATGCGCAGCGGCCTTTCCGGCTTCTTCATTTTCCTGGCCTGCATAACGCTCGGCGTCGCCGCCATCGGCGGCGTCAACTCCGTCGCCCAGGCGATCGGCGCCGGTGTGGCCACGCAAGGCCAGGAACTGCTGGGCGCCGATATCCGCTTCGAGCTGAACCAGCGCGAGGCCGACGACGCCGAGCGTGTCTGGCTGGAGAGCCTTGGGACGGTCGCCACCAGCGCCGGTATGCGCTCCATGGCCCGTCTGCCCGACGCCTCCGACCAGGCGCTGGTCGAGGTCAAGGCGGTGGACGACGCCTACCCCCTTTATGGCGAACTGATAACGGAACCGCCGCTGCCGCTGGACCGGCTTCTGGAAGCGCGGGACGGCGTTTATGGCGTGGCCGCGCCTTCCTTGCTCTTCGAGCGCTTTGGCATCGGGATAGGCGACAGTCTGCTTCTGGGTGGCCAGGAATTCGAGTTGCGCGCCGAACTGGTCGCGGAACCGGACGCCGTTTCCGACGGCTTCGGCTTCGCCCCGCGCTTCCTGACGTCGCTTGACGGGCTGCGCGCATCCGGCCTCATCCAGCCGGGAAGCCTTGTCGAGCATACCTATAAGATCCGCATCGACGGCGGCGCCAGCGACGGTGAGCTGAGGCAGCTCACCGAACAGGCCGGCGAGCGCTTTCCCGATGCCGGCTGGAGCATCCGCACCCACCTCAACGCCGCGCCGGCGCTCTCGTCCAACATAGAGCGCTTCTCGCAATTCTTGACGCTTGTGGGGCTGACTGCCTTGGTCGTTGGCGGCGTCGGTGTCGCCAACGCCGTTCGCGCGCATCTGGACGCCAAGCGCACCGTCATCGCCACGTTCAAGAGCCTCGGCGCCTCGGGTGGTTTCGTCGTCACCGTCTATCTTCTGCAGATCCTGCTCATCGCGCTGGCCGGTATCGCCATCGGCCTCATTCTGGCCGCGCTCATGCCGTTCATGGCCAGCGCGGCGCTGGCCTCCGTGCTGCCGGTGCCCAGCCAGGCCGGCCTCTATCCGGATGCGCTCGGCCTTGCCGCCCTGTTCGGCCTGCTGACCACCCTCGCTTTCGCGCTTCTGCCGCTCGGCCACGCCCGCGATGTGCCCGCGACCGCGCTTTTCCGCGAGATGAGCATGAGCGGCAAGGGTTGGCCGCGTCTGTCCTACGTCGTTGCCGCAGGCGCTATTGTGGCCGCGCTTTGCGCCTTGGCGATCTTCTATTCGGAGGAACGGCGGATAGCCGCGATCTTCGTCGGGGCGACCATCGCCGCCTTCCTCATCCTGCGCGCGGTCGGCTGGCTGGTCCAGAGCATGGCGCGCGGCGCCCCGCGCGTGCGCTCCACGGCGCTCAGGCTCGCCATCGGCAACATTCACAGGCCGGGCGCGCTCACGCCTTCGGTCGTCCTGTCCCTGGGGCTCGGCCTCACGCTGCTTGCCACGCTGGCCATGATCGACGGCAATCTGCGCCGGCAGATATCTGGCAATCTGCCGGAGATCGCGCCGAACTTCTTCTTCGTGGACATCCAGTCGACGGAGGTTGATGGTTTCACCTCACTCGTGGAGAGCCGGTCCTCGCCCGAGGCGAAGCTCATCAAGGTGCCCATGCTGCGCGGCCGCATCACCGCCCTCAACGACACCAATGTCCGCGAAATGGAGATCCCGCCCGAAGGCGGTTGGGTGCTGCGCGGCGACCGCGGCATCACCTATGCCGTCAACCAGCCGGAAAACTCGACGCTCACCCAGGGCGAATGGTGGCCGGCCGATTATGATGGCAAGCCGCTCGTCTCCTTCACCTCGGAGGAGGGGCGGGAGCTCGGCCTGGAACTGGGCGACACCATCACCGTCAACGTGCTCGGCCGCAGCGTCACCGCCAGGATCGCCAGCTTCCGGCAGGTGGAATGGGAAACCCTGGCCATGAATTTCGTCATGGTGTTCTCGCCCAACACCTTCGCCGGCGCCCCCCATGCCTGGCTCGCCACCCTGACCGACGAAGCGGCCACGAGCCAGGACGAATCCGCTTTGCTCAACGCGGTCACCCGGTCCTTCCCGACCATCACCACCGTTCGCGTCAAGGATGCTCTGGACGTCATCAACCGCCTTGTCGCCCAGCTCGCGACGGCGATCCGGGCCGCCGCCGCCGTGGCGCTGATCGCCTCGGTGCTGGTTCTTGCCGGTGCGCTTGCCGCGGGAAACAGGGCCCGGATCCACGACGCCGTGGTCCTGAAGACCCTCGGCGCGACGCGGCGCACGCTCATCACGGCTTTCGCGCTGGAATATATGCTGATCGGCTTGGCGACTGCCATCTTTGCGCTGGCCGCCGGCGGACTGTCCGCCTGGTTCGTCGTCACCCGTATCATGACGCTGCCCTGGACCTTCCTGCCCGAGGTCGCGCTGTCGACCATCGTCATCGCGCTTGTCTTCACCGTCGGCATCGGCCTCATCGGCACTTGGCGCGTGCTCGGCCATAAGGCCGCTCCCGTGCTGCGCAACCTTTAG
- a CDS encoding Bax inhibitor-1/YccA family protein: MADLRNYQARVAPGARADAAIDEGLRAYMLRVYNLMALGLAITGVAAFATAQLAMTNEAFAQVMYGSPLRWVVMLAPLGLVFFLSARIHKMSVSAAQTSFWVFAAVMGLSLSSIFLVFTGESVVRVFFITAASFGALSLWGYTTKRDLTGMGSFLFMGLIGLILAMIVNIFLASSALQFAISAIGVLIFAGLTAYDTQQIKEMYYEGDDAAVSGRKAIMGALRLYLDFINLFMFLLQFLGNRE, translated from the coding sequence ATGGCTGATCTTCGCAACTATCAGGCCCGCGTGGCGCCCGGCGCACGCGCGGACGCGGCCATCGACGAGGGCCTGCGCGCTTACATGCTCCGGGTCTACAACCTGATGGCGCTTGGCCTTGCGATCACCGGCGTGGCCGCTTTCGCCACCGCACAATTGGCGATGACGAACGAGGCATTCGCCCAGGTGATGTATGGAAGCCCGCTGCGCTGGGTTGTTATGCTCGCGCCGCTGGGTCTGGTGTTCTTTCTGAGCGCGCGCATCCACAAGATGAGCGTGTCGGCCGCACAGACCTCCTTCTGGGTTTTTGCCGCCGTAATGGGACTGTCGCTGTCGTCGATCTTCCTCGTCTTCACGGGTGAGAGCGTCGTGCGCGTGTTCTTCATCACGGCCGCCTCGTTCGGCGCGCTGTCGTTGTGGGGCTACACGACCAAGCGCGACCTGACGGGCATGGGCTCGTTCCTGTTCATGGGGCTGATCGGCCTGATCCTGGCCATGATCGTCAACATCTTCCTGGCATCCTCGGCGCTGCAATTTGCCATCTCGGCGATCGGCGTTCTGATCTTTGCCGGGCTGACGGCCTATGACACCCAGCAGATCAAGGAAATGTACTATGAGGGCGACGATGCCGCCGTGTCCGGCCGCAAGGCCATCATGGGCGCGCTGAGACTCTATCTCGACTTCATCAACCTGTTCATGTTCCTGCTGCAGTTCCTCGGCAATCGCGAGTAA
- a CDS encoding N-acetyltransferase family protein: protein MSPTISDISIRPAVATDIPAVTRIYAHAVEHGTATYELEPPPESEMTMRMEALQAQGYPYMVAENQERRLLGYAYAGPFRARRAYRFIVEDSVYIDPQAQGRGVGRLLMEALIAECRRLGFRQLIAVIGDGTNHRASIRLHEVTGFVHAGVLKGSGYKHGKWLDTVFMQLEMNGGDTLPPDPDSLPERMFRKAV, encoded by the coding sequence ATGTCCCCGACAATCAGCGACATATCCATCCGCCCGGCCGTTGCGACCGACATTCCCGCCGTCACCCGCATCTATGCCCATGCCGTCGAGCACGGCACGGCGACCTATGAACTCGAACCGCCGCCCGAATCGGAAATGACCATGCGCATGGAAGCGCTGCAGGCGCAGGGCTATCCCTATATGGTCGCCGAAAACCAAGAGCGCCGGCTGTTGGGCTATGCCTATGCCGGTCCCTTCCGCGCCCGCCGGGCCTACCGCTTCATCGTCGAGGATTCGGTCTATATCGACCCGCAGGCCCAGGGTCGCGGCGTCGGCCGGCTGCTCATGGAAGCGCTGATCGCCGAATGCCGGCGCCTGGGCTTCCGCCAGCTCATCGCCGTGATCGGCGACGGCACCAACCACCGCGCCTCCATCCGCCTACACGAGGTGACCGGCTTCGTCCACGCCGGCGTCCTGAAAGGCAGCGGCTACAAGCACGGAAAATGGCTGGACACGGTCTTCATGCAGCTTGAAATGAACGGCGGCGACACCCTGCCGCCCGACCCCGATTCCCTGCCGGAGCGGATGTTCCGGAAAGCGGTCTAG
- a CDS encoding DUF2794 domain-containing protein, whose translation MTEYGSGREDGEDSGNLIPFVEARRARLDLPVTFDRRELDHILRLYGQMVAAGEWRDYAIDHLKDRAVFSVYRRASEMPMFQIVKNPKLARKQGAWSVVTAAGVVLKRGHELARVLTVFDKQLRVVRAVRR comes from the coding sequence ATGACTGAATACGGAAGCGGCAGGGAGGATGGGGAAGATTCCGGCAACCTCATCCCTTTCGTAGAGGCCAGGCGCGCACGCCTGGATCTGCCCGTAACATTCGACAGGCGCGAGCTGGATCACATACTGCGCCTCTACGGGCAGATGGTCGCGGCCGGTGAATGGCGCGACTATGCCATCGACCATCTCAAGGACCGGGCCGTCTTCTCGGTCTACCGCCGGGCCAGCGAAATGCCTATGTTCCAGATCGTCAAGAACCCGAAGCTGGCCCGCAAGCAGGGCGCATGGTCAGTCGTCACGGCGGCCGGAGTCGTGCTGAAGCGCGGCCATGAGCTGGCGCGCGTTTTGACGGTGTTCGACAAGCAGTTGCGTGTCGTGCGGGCGGTGCGGCGGTAG
- a CDS encoding DUF1223 domain-containing protein, giving the protein MKRIKARLAAQLAGLTLTALCLAPMAGAAAEKVRVVELFTSQGCSSCPPADAFLAELAERDDLVALAYHVDYWDYLGWRDRLGSPENSARQRGYAQKFDSSVYTPQMVINGRTHVVGSKRPAVLTALESETSEAVDVTITEDGNSLAIDIGSAVGDAKDAHVVLVYYEPRKRVTIGAGENSGRTIEYRNIVTEYRTIGMWHGKATRLEMPMSEIAKWGSNCAVLLQSVDKAGRPGPILGAARAGS; this is encoded by the coding sequence ATGAAGCGCATCAAGGCGCGGCTTGCCGCGCAACTGGCAGGTTTGACGCTGACGGCACTCTGCCTTGCACCGATGGCGGGCGCGGCGGCGGAGAAGGTGAGGGTGGTCGAGCTGTTCACCAGCCAGGGCTGCAGCTCCTGCCCGCCGGCCGATGCGTTTCTGGCCGAGCTGGCGGAACGCGACGATCTGGTGGCGCTCGCCTATCATGTGGACTACTGGGACTATCTGGGGTGGAGAGACAGGCTGGGCTCGCCAGAGAACAGCGCCCGCCAGCGCGGTTACGCGCAGAAGTTCGACAGCTCGGTCTATACGCCTCAGATGGTGATCAACGGACGCACCCATGTCGTGGGGTCAAAGCGCCCGGCGGTGCTGACGGCGCTCGAGAGCGAGACGAGCGAAGCGGTCGATGTGACTATCACCGAAGACGGCAACAGCCTGGCGATCGATATCGGCTCTGCCGTCGGCGATGCGAAGGATGCCCATGTGGTGCTGGTCTATTACGAGCCGCGCAAGCGCGTCACGATCGGCGCGGGCGAGAATTCGGGCCGCACCATCGAGTACCGCAACATCGTCACCGAATACCGGACGATCGGCATGTGGCACGGAAAGGCGACGCGGCTGGAGATGCCCATGAGCGAGATCGCCAAATGGGGCAGCAACTGCGCGGTGCTGCTGCAATCGGTGGACAAGGCCGGACGGCCCGGCCCCATTCTCGGCGCCGCCCGCGCGGGAAGCTGA